A stretch of Henckelia pumila isolate YLH828 chromosome 4, ASM3356847v2, whole genome shotgun sequence DNA encodes these proteins:
- the LOC140861985 gene encoding uncharacterized protein — protein MGQNPPPPPPPSGGQPNQMDAMWEEIRRLGRQVGGRPGPIQRERPFARAILDEELPANFKQPALGEYDGSLDPEEHLGRFENAALLHRYTDAIECRVFLTTLVRSAQQWFNLLQPSSIQSFNDFSSAFLHQFASRKKYLKTSLSLFNLKQSEVEPLREYVQRFNTAALEVPAATADTLVNSFTQGFRGGDFFKSLVKKPPLTYDELLSRAEKYVNLEDAQRQRRHEGTSGNKPSTKIGAKVEGKAEVGRKRVAEEMNRAKGPYPYVPLSLSLEKAMQVCEHRRALVRPRNAEKGPRLPPSNKFCDFHQEYGHITNDCQRLGEEVQIIICEDARLRAELTRRANPPRQGRAPQWRDQGNEVRGNQPDNQRRAPRNGQEDRVEQIANHPHRGMINMISGGTTDGDSGRARKAHGRRLENFEVNYQLSCLTDPDISFGSSVNIIFKETLDQMKLEGFELDPITTELYGFTGHALQLLGQIVLPLSLGNGEQRVTKMACFTVVDAPSSFNGILGRPALSDFRAVESTYHQKLKFPSGREVGVVRGDQKAARLCYVNEVKIDAKKKRREVGMVSVGRTSRVFVQKVLLMSEEGNEKVELSPGAQIVKLAADLVPSMKQRLVDCLKKNKDVFAWSVSELKGVSAEIMVHRLNTLAGVRPIKQKKRHFGPEKDKVIKKEVDELLEA, from the exons ATGGGTCAGAATCCACCACCTCCTCCCCCTCCATCTGGAGGTCAACCAAACCAAATGGATGCGATGTGGGAAGAGATCAGGAGATTGGGTCGGCAAGTCGGAGGTCGGCCTGGGCCGATACAGAGGGAAAGACCTTTTGCTCGGGCTATTTTAGATGAAGAACTCCCTGCGAATTTTAAGCAACCTGCCTTAGGGGAGTATGATGGGAGCTTAGATCCAGAGGAACATTTGGGAAGGTTTGAAAATGCAGCCCTGTTGCACAGATATACGGATGCAATTGAATGCCGGGTCTTCCTCACCACTCTGGTGAGATCAGCTCAGCAATGGTTCAACCTTTTACAGCCTAGTAGCATTCAAAGTTTCAATGACTTCAGCTCAGCATTTTTACACCAATTTGCGagtagaaaaaaatatttgaagaccTCTCTTAGTTTGTTTAATCTGAAGCAATCTGAGGTGGAACCTTTGAGGGAGTATGTTCAGCGCTTCAATACAGCAGCTTTGGAAGTACCTGCGGCCACTGCTGATACCTTGGTAAACTCTTTCACTCAAGGGTTTAGGGGAGGAGATTTTTTCAAATCTTTGGTCAAGAAGCCTCCTTTGACTTATGATGAGCTCCTTAGTCGAGCTGAGAAGTATGTGAATTTGGAGGATGCACAGAGGCAAAGGAGACATGAAGGAACGTCTGGGAATAAGCCAAGTACCAAGATAGGAGCAAAGGTAGAAGGGAAGGCAGAAGTTGGAAGAAAAAGGGTTGCGGAAGAGATGAACAGGGCTAAGGGACCCTACCCTTACGTACCACTCTCGTTAAGCCTGGAGAAGGCAATGCAAGTCTGTGAGCATAGGCGAGCGCTTGTGAGGCCTCGAAATGCTGAGAAAGGCCCGCGGTTACCACCATCCAACAAGTTTTGTGACTTTCATCAGGAGTATGGGCATATCACTAATGACTGCCAGAGGCTAGGCGAGGAGGTGCAGATAATTATTTGTGAGGATGCTCGACTCAGGGCTGAGCTGACTCGGAGGGCAAATCCTCCTCGCCAAGGCCGAGCTCCTCAATGGAGGGATCAGGGAAATGAAGTAAGGGGAAACCAACCTGATAATCAAAGAAGAGCTCCACGAAATGGTCAGGAAGATAGGGTTGAGCAAATTGCAAATCACCCTCATAGGGGCATGATCAATATGATTTCAGGAGGCACTACAGATGGAGATTCAGGAAGGGCTCGCAAAGCTCACGGGCGCAGAttggaaaattttgaggtaaATTATCAGCTTAGCTGTCTTACTGATCCGGACATTAGTTTTGGAAG CTCAGTAAACATTATCTTCAAAGAAACCCTTGATCAAATGAAGTTGGAAGGATTTGAGTTGGACCCAATCACCACGGAGTTGTATGGGTTCACGGGTCATGCTTTGCAACTGTTGGGACAAATAGTGCTCCCATTATCTCTTGGAAATGGAGAGCAGAGAGTAACCAAAATGGCTTGCTTCACCGTGGTGGATGCACCATCCTCTTTCAATGGAATATTGGGGCGCCCTGCCCTGAGTGATTTCCGAGCTGTGGAATCCACCTATCATCAGAAGTTGAAGTTCCCAAGTGGAAGAGAAGTGGGGGTTGTTCGGGGTGATCAGAAGGCAGCTCGGTTATGTTATGTGAATGAGGTGAAGATTGATGCAAAGAAGAAGAGGAGGGAAGTAGGAATGGTTTCAGTAGGTCGGACATCGAGGGTGTTTGTTCAGAAGGTGCTTTTGATGTCTGAAGAAGGTAATGAGAAGGTGGAATTAAGCCCGGGAGCTCAGATTGTTAAATTAGCTGCTGATCTCGTCCCATCAATGAAGCAAAGACTGGTTGACTGCTTGAAGAAGAACAAGGATGTTTTTGCTTGGTCTGTGTCAGAGCTCAAAGGGGTTAGTGCGGAAATTATGGTTCATCGACTCAACACTCTTGCGGGAGTGAGACCGATAAAACAGAAGAAGAGACACTTTGGACCAGAAAAGGATAAGGTTATTAAAAAAGAAGTGGATGAGCTCCTTGAGGCATGA
- the LOC140864682 gene encoding threonine synthase, chloroplastic-like, with translation MAAPPIFRSSFLCPQPLPHHSSAISPEIRLTPVIRATATSPGSAAVPSSNNVKSRRSADENIRDEARRHTSSHSFSAKYVPFNAEPTSSEFYSLDEIVYRSRSGGLLDVQHDMEALKKFDGEYWRTLFDSRVGKTTWPYGSGVWSKKEWVLPEIDSDDIVSAFEGNSNLFWAERYGKQFLSMNDLWVKHCGISHTGSFKDLGMTVLVSQVNRLRKMNRPVVGVGCASTGDTSAALSAYCAAAGIPSIVFLPANRISLAQLVQPIANGAFVLSIDTDFDGCMHLIREITAELPIYLANSLNSLRLEGQKTAAIEILQQFDWQVPDWVIVPGGNLGNIYAFYKGFRMCKELGLVDKIPRLVCAQAANANPLYLHYKSGWKDFKAVKAGTTFASAIQIGDPVSIDRAVYALKNSDGIVEEATEEELMDAMAQADSTGMFICPHTGVALSALIKLRNRGIIAPTDRTVVVSTAHGLKFTQSKVDYHSHEIKEMACRYANPPVQVKADFGLVMDVLKKYLLNKDSKMH, from the coding sequence ATGGCGGCTCCTCCCATCTTCAGATCCTCCTTCCTCTGCCCCCAGCCGCTTCCCCACCACTCATCAGCCATCTCTCCTGAGATTCGTCTCACCCCGGTTATCAGAGCCACTGCCACGTCCCCCGGTTCCGCCGCCGTACCCTCATCCAACAACGTCAAGAGCCGCCGCTCGGCAGATGAGAACATTCGCGACGAGGCCCGACGTCACACGTCATCCCATAGCTTCTCCGCAAAGTACGTCCCGTTCAACGCCGAACCCACGTCTAGTGAATTCTATTCACTCGACGAGATCGTCTACAGAAGCCGATCCGGCGGCCTGCTAGACGTTCAGCATGATATGGAGGCGTTGAAGAAATTTGACGGCGAGTATTGGCGTACGTTGTTTGATTCACGCGTGGGCAAGACGACTTGGCCTTACGGGTCTGGTGTGTGGTCTAAGAAAGAATGGGTTTTGCCCGAGATCGATAGTGATGATATTGTTAGTGCATTTGAGGGGAACTCGAATCTGTTTTGGGCTGAGCGTTACGGTAAACAGTTTCTAAGCATGAATGATTTGTGGGTGAAACATTGTGGTATCAGCCACACTGGTAGCTTTAAGGATTTGGGCATGACTGTTTTGGTGAGTCAAGTTAATCGGTTGCGAAAAATGAACCGCCCAGTAGTGGGTGTTGGTTGTGCGTCAACTGGTGATACATCTGCTGCTTTATCAGCTTATTGTGCTGCGGCTGGGATTCCATCTATCGTGTTTTTGCCTGCAAACCGGATTTCTCTTGCTCAGTTAGTTCAGCCAATTGCAAATGGAGCTTTCGTGCTCAGCATTGATACGGATTTTGATGGCTGTATGCATTTGATAAGGGAGATTACCGCGGAGCTGCCTATATATTTGGCAAATTCACTGAATAGCTTGAGATTAGAAGGCCAGAAAACTGCAGCTATTGAAATTTTGCAACAGTTCGATTGGCAAGTTCCTGATTGGGTGATTGTTCCTGGTGGAAATCTTGGTAATATATATGCATTTTACAAAGGGTTCCGAATGTGCAAAGAACTGGGGCTAGTTGATAAGATCCCTAGGCTTGTTTGTGCTCAGGCAGCGAATGCCAATCCTCTATACTTGCACTACAAATCAGGCTGGAAGGACTTTAAGGCTGTCAAGGCGGGAACAACTTTTGCATCAGCTATTCAGATTGGCGATCCGGTTTCTATTGATAGAGCGGTGTATGCACTGAAGAATTCAGATGGGATTGTCGAGGAAGCAACAGAAGAGGAGTTGATGGATGCTATGGCGCAGGCCGACTCTACTGGGATGTTTATATGTCCGCACACTGGTGTGGCATTGAGTGCATTGATAAAATTGAGGAATAGAGGGATTATTGCACCAACAGACAGGACCGTGGTGGTGAGTACTGCTCATGGATTGAAGTTTACACAGTCCAAGGTTGATTACCATTCCCATGAGATCAAAGAAATGGCTTGCCGGTATGCAAATCCGCCTGTGCAAGTTAAGGCGGATTTTGGGTTGGTTATGGACGTTCTGAAGAAGTATTTGCTCAACAAGGATTCCAAAATGCATTGA